The sequence CATGCATACGATTGTTCTCGGCGGCGGCGTGATCGGCGTCGCCACCGCGTTTTATCTGCGCGAGCGAGGCTGCGACGTCACCGTCATCGAACGCGAGCCCGACGTCGCGCTCGCCACCAGCTTCGGCAACGCGGGCGTGATCGCGCCCGGCTATGTGACGCCGTGGGCCGCGCCCGGCATGCCGGCGAAAATCCTCAAGTACCTGTTCAAGCCCGCGTCGCCGCTGATCTTCCGGCCGACGCTCGATGCCGCGCAATGGCGCTGGATCGCGAGGTGGCTGCGCGAATGCGACCTCGCGCGGTTCCGCGTGAACAAGGAGCGGATGCAGCGCATCGCGTACTACAGCCGCGCGTGCCTGCACGAGTTCCGCAATCAGCACGCGTTCGACTACCGACGCAGCCAAGGCTATTTGCAGCTCTTTCGCAGCGAGTTCGATGTGAAGCTCGCACAGCCCGCGCTCGCTGTACTGCGCGACGCGGACATCGCGCATCGCGAGGTGAGCGGCGCCGAATGCGTGCAGATCGAGCCGGGCTTGCGCTGGGCCAAGCAAACGCCGTATGCCGGGCTCTACCTGCCCGACGACGAAGCCGGCGATTGCGCGACCTTCACACGCGAGTTGCGCGCGGTCTGCGAAGCGAACGGCGTGCGGTTCCGCTTCGACACGCGCGTGGTTTCGCTCGACGTGCAAGGCGGCAAAGTGCGCGGCGCGCGCATCGAAAGCGCACAAGGCCCTCAGCAGACGCTGTCTGCCGACGCGGTCGTGACCGCGCTAGGCGTCGACAGCGTAGACGTCCTTGCGCCTCTCGGGGTGAGGGTCCCGCTCTATCCGGTAAAGGGCTACTCGGCGACGCTGCCTGTCGTCGACGACGAAAAAGCGCCGCG comes from Trinickia violacea and encodes:
- a CDS encoding D-amino acid dehydrogenase, whose protein sequence is MHTIVLGGGVIGVATAFYLRERGCDVTVIEREPDVALATSFGNAGVIAPGYVTPWAAPGMPAKILKYLFKPASPLIFRPTLDAAQWRWIARWLRECDLARFRVNKERMQRIAYYSRACLHEFRNQHAFDYRRSQGYLQLFRSEFDVKLAQPALAVLRDADIAHREVSGAECVQIEPGLRWAKQTPYAGLYLPDDEAGDCATFTRELRAVCEANGVRFRFDTRVVSLDVQGGKVRGARIESAQGPQQTLSADAVVTALGVDSVDVLAPLGVRVPLYPVKGYSATLPVVDDEKAPRAALMDESLKTAITRFGPKLRIAGTAELGDRRATLREQALQTLMKVLDDWFPHAAKPSTAQFWVGRRPMTPDGAPLVGPCGIDGLWLNLGHGSTGWAMSMGSGKVVADLVTGATPEIDLDGLTLARYRA